From one Streptomyces chromofuscus genomic stretch:
- a CDS encoding GNAT family N-acetyltransferase, translated as MYAISLGDDGARLRPLEPWHAEEFLAHLDRGRDFITRHIPFGSKATDLDSVRALLQSYADKRAADNGSLHGVWLDGKLVGGVLFRVFDAATGVCEIGCWLEPAATGRGLVTRASRVLIDWAFGERGMHRVEWHAASDNTASINVARRLGMTREGVLRECYPWRGVRQDYEIWAVLAPEWARARAHTDH; from the coding sequence ATGTACGCGATATCCCTGGGTGACGACGGAGCCCGGCTGCGGCCACTGGAGCCCTGGCACGCCGAGGAGTTCCTCGCCCACCTCGACCGCGGGCGGGACTTCATCACCCGGCACATCCCGTTCGGGTCCAAGGCCACCGACCTCGACTCCGTCCGGGCCCTGTTGCAGTCGTACGCCGACAAGCGCGCCGCCGACAACGGCTCCCTGCACGGCGTGTGGCTCGACGGAAAGCTCGTCGGCGGTGTCCTCTTCCGTGTCTTCGACGCCGCCACCGGGGTCTGCGAGATCGGCTGCTGGCTGGAACCGGCGGCCACCGGACGAGGGCTCGTCACACGCGCCTCCCGCGTGCTGATCGACTGGGCGTTCGGCGAGCGCGGGATGCACCGGGTGGAGTGGCACGCGGCGTCCGACAACACGGCCAGCATCAACGTCGCACGCCGGCTGGGCATGACCCGGGAGGGCGTGCTGCGCGAGTGCTATCCCTGGCGGGGCGTGCGGCAGGACTACGAGATCTGGGCCGTGCTGGCACCGGAGTGGGCGCGGGCACGCGCTCACACCGATCATTAA